The following is a genomic window from Triticum dicoccoides isolate Atlit2015 ecotype Zavitan unplaced genomic scaffold, WEW_v2.0 scaffold218847, whole genome shotgun sequence.
attctATGCTGATTACAGTACAAGTTATACAGGTCGACCAAAATGCAAGTTTCAAGAACCTGGATTAGCATCCTTTAACCACTATACGTACTAACCCAAATTAATTTACAATTTTCATGCACATAGAGCAAATTATGTTGCCCACTATAGGGTAGGAAACTAAAGATGAACACTTATTAGAGTGTGACTCACATGCCGACATGATCCTGCAAAGTTTGAAATTAATTGCATAGATACTGTTGATCCTAAATTGAATTACAACCGAAAGGTGGAATACAAGTAGAGGAAAACAATTATGTGATTGACCAAATGACGAGAAGTGGATCTGGGCCGTTGGAGATCTTTGACCTATACAGATAGATTAGATCAAAACAGTGGAAGGGGCACAACATACAGAGGGATCACTACGTTCCTCGTCATGGAGattgacaacacagcaaaaaaaatagGAGTGTACCATGGGGTACAGGTGCGGAAGACATTGGCGGCGCACTTGCGCGTCCTGTTCAGCTCCTCTCGGCACTCGTCCTCGCCGAGCACCACCAGCAATGCACACACCACCGGCACCTTGCGTCTCCTCACAACGCCTGCGGTGCTGCCAAGCTCTAGGCaggagatcctcctccgcctcgttGCACCTGCAGGGCGGGACATGCGGTGTTATTTGAGCAAACAAGTAATTCCATGGCGATTCCTAGGAGGGCTATGAAATCAATTAAGAGAGGGTTCAGGTGGAGAGATTAATTGGTGAATCTGTAGGTAGAGAGGGCTCCGGCGGCCGCCGTGTATTCTCCTTAGCCCTGCGACGTGTTGTTGTTGTCTTCCTCCTGATCGATCGCCATCCTGCTTCGCCGTCGCGGGCGAAGATGCCGTTTTTCCTGGAGAATGGGATTTTATTGATTTGGATTTGGTAGGATTGCTTTGAGATGAAAAAAAGATTTTTCTGAGAGATCCTATACCGTTATAGACGCAGTAATTAGCGAGCGTTAATTAATGCCTTACCTTCGATGCAGCGATGCATGCGTGCACGCATTGATCCGATTCCTATTCAATCCCAGAACCCATAATTACGCTACTCTCTTTTGCCACGAATTAAAGGAAAGGTTGCTTGGTTTTCATGCGGTAGAGAAGAGGTAAGACGAACGTATATGACGGTTTGTCCGGCCAGACGAAGATAAAACCGGCAGGGAGAGAAAACCGATGG
Proteins encoded in this region:
- the LOC119345254 gene encoding uncharacterized protein LOC119345254, giving the protein MSRPAGATRRRRISCLELGSTAGVVRRRKVPVVCALLVVLGEDECREELNRTRKCAANVFRTCTPCLMEELCTEPEIRRNGHTRNNLGRFPREAKIVYWSV